The Armatimonadota bacterium region TCGAAACTCAGCCCTTCCTCGCGCGCGGCGTCCTCTGTCATCGCCTCACCCCCGCCCCTGGGTTGAACATAAAGAATACCGCACACCGTCACCGGGTGTCAATAGACACTAATCAGGGGGTGGGACCGCGAGAAGTTGGGATGAGGCTCAACCCATGGAGCATGGCCGCCCCGGCCGTGTGGGCGACCCGCCTCGTCGGAGCGCCAGATGACACAGGCGAGGGCGCGTATGCTCCACGTGGGATGCACGGCGCCACCTCTCCGGTCAACTCCACCAACGAGAATCGGTCACACCCTAATCAGGGTCACTGCTTCTGCTGGGTTGGCGCGGCGACGAAGCCCGGCTCACGTCCTCGCTGCTTGGAAGGCCTGGGGTAGAGCTTGCGGGCACCCTCGACGCGCTGGTACAGGCGGATGTGGGCGCCCCGGGGCAGGATGTCCACCACGTCGGGCCCCCGCCAGATGACGGTGAAGGTGCGGGCTCGCGCCCATTCCTTGACTCTCCGGGCGCGCAGGGGATGCCGCAGCTCGACCGTGGCTCCTCGCGGCACGCGGTCGAAAACCGCGAGCCCGCCTTCCCGCCGGAAGCGGCGCTGGCGGCCGTTGACGAACCCGGCGACGCCCGCGCCCATCCACGGGTGGAGGCGGATGGCGACATCGCAGTCGCGACGAGCGGTGACGGCGATGCGCCCCTCGTTGGGATAGCCCATTGCCACCGCGGCGGCGGGGGTGCGCTTGTCCACCGGCAGGTTCACCGTCACCCGCCCCCTCCCGTACGAGATCGCGCGATCCCACACCATCTCCAGTGCCTGCGGCGCGGTGCCGATGCAGCACCCGGCGACCGCGCGGAAACGCTTCAACGAGATCGAGTTGGGCTCGGCCCCGCCGGAGAAGCCCCCCACCACTCGCCGGTCAATGTCGCGGAAGGTCTCGTCCACCGTGTCCTGGAGGGTATTGTCACATGCCACAAAGCCGCCGGATTTGATCTGGTTCTCCACCAGCTGGTTGCGCGCGAAGAGGTTCAGCACCTCCCAGCATTCCTCGTGCCCGGCGTCTATCAGCTCGCCGGCGCACTCGATCATATCCTTGATGCAGCAGGTCTCGGTGTGCTCCTCGGTCATGGGATGCCACTGCGCGAACTCCGGCACCCAGCCGAAGGATGACGACAGCGAGCGCACGTAATCGAAGATGGCTTTGCCCTTGGCCAGGTAGCGGCTTTCCCCGGTGAGCCGCCCCAGCCGCACCAGCCCCGAGGCCACCCACACCGCCGAGTGCACGTGCCCAAAGAACTCCATGCGGTAGTTGAAGTACCGCGAGACCCCCAGCAGATGGTTGGCGATGCCGCGCGCCAGGTCCAGCGCCACCTCGTCGCCGGTGCGCTCCCAGCGCACCACCAGCGGGCGCAGCATCGCGCCATTGCGGATCGGCTGCTCCCCGCGGCCGGTGTGGCGAGTGAGATCGAACCCCCGGCCCGCCAGATACACGTCGTTGGGGAACTCGTAGAGCGGGTCCGCTTCTTCGAAGTCGCCGCACCAGAAGGTGCGCACCTGGCGCTGGATGACCAGCGACCGCAGCCCGCGCACCAGCCCCGCGGCGCGCCGCTCGGCCTCGCGGTCATCCGGGCGATCCAGCAGCAAGCGGTTGAGCGCCGATAGGACGTAGGCCATTTCGTGGAAGGAGCTGTGTATGGTGTACGACCACGGGTAGGGCTGGTGGAAGCGCAGGCCCTGCTCCCCCCATGACTTCATCAAGTGCCGACGAAAGCTCTCCTGCACCTGCGCGCCGTCGTCGGTGCCCAGCATGGCGCGCGCCGCGCTCAGCCCCTCGTACCACGAGGCCACCAGCTCCGCGTCATCCACGCGGCAATGCTTGGCGAAGGCGGGGTAAACGTGCGGCGCCACCCGCCAGAAGGGCAGGTTGTCGTAGCGCTCGTCCACCATCGAGGTCAGGTAATTGAGCGCAAGCCGCGCGTTGTCCAGCGGCTGGAATTTCTCGTAGCGTATCATGGCGAGGCCTTTCTCCCTGGCTTGTGAACGAACCTAAGGACGCTCGGCTATTGTGCCGGCAGAGCTTGCCCCCGGGCCGGCCAACCACCGGTCGAACCAGGCGAGCGCAGGCTCCACGTCAATCTCGTGCTCGCCGGGGAAGATGTCTATGCAGCAGCGGTCGGCGATCCCGAGCACCCGGTACGCGCGCTGCACGCGCCGCGCCGCGGGAGCGGCCACGTCAATGGTGAAGCACGAATCCCGGTCTCCCGCCTGTATCATCAGCGGCCGCGGCGCGGTCAGCATCATCACCTCCGGGATGTCGGCGTACTTGGCCAGCCCCGGCATGTACTGCGCGCCGCAGAAGTTGGCGCGCGCCAGCGCATCCCGCAGGGTGCTCACGTAGCAGGCGATGACGGCGGCGCCGATGCGGGGATCGAGGGCCGACAGATACGTGGTCATCGTGCCGCCAAAGGAGCAGCCGATGCACCCGATGCGGCGGCTGTCAACCTCCGGCCGCGTCAGCAGGTAATCCAGCGTGCGCATGCCGTCCCAGATCTGCAGCGCCAGGCGCTGATAGCCGAAATAACCCTCGGCGAAATACCCCACGTTGCACTTGTCGCGCCCCGGCCGCACCCATTCCTCGGGCTCGGCGCGCTCACCGAAGCCGCGCCAGTCGGGGCTGATTGTCACGTATCCGCGCTCCGCGAGCCGGCAGGCTATGCGGTGCTGGTAATCCTCTTGCCCGCCTTCGAGGCCCAGGCCGACCAGCGTGTCTTTGCCGATGCCGTGCCCGTGCAGGCACATCACCGCCGGCCGGCGCTCCCCCCGGCGCAGTGGCGATGGAATGAGCACCCACGCCGGCACCGAGGCGAAAGCCTCCGAGTTGAAGGCCACCTTCTCGCGCACGTACTTCCGCAGCAGCGTGCGCTCCAGCACCTCCGCCCGCGGCGGCACCGGTCCCGGCATCGGCCCCAGCTCGCGCTTGAGCGCTGCGCGCAGCGCTCGCTGCCACTGCCGCCACTGCGCCGCATTCCTCGCCCTGAATGCAAGCGGACGCGTGGACGCCGCCAGCCGCGCCATCACCTCCTGTTGCGTGTTGAAGATTCGCTTGGTCTTGCTGGTCACACTCGCCTCCCTGTGCGGGCGAGGGCGCTTTGCGCGCCGGTGCCCGCCTCGGCGGGCGCCGCACACGCCCGGCCACACGCGCTTACGCCGCCCTGCCTCAGAATTCAATGCGCCGCGCGCATCTCCTACTCGGGGAACCATGATCCCTGGGCGCCGTCTAAACCGCGGCGGGACCGGCTCCTGTTTCGTATGCCATGGCCATCAACGGCACCAGGGGTTATTCGCTCCCGCGGCGAATACCAACATTAGCCGTTATGGCCGAGGTCATTGCTTATGCGCTTCATGCTTGCCGCGTGCGCCGTGATTCTCGCGGCCGTGGTCGCGGGATGCGGCGGGGGGAACGCCGTCACCCCGCCGGTGCCGGTGGTGGTGGTGGGCTCATACCTGGGCGACGCCTTCATGACCATCAACGGCACCACTGAGCTGGTGGCGAACTTGGGGCTGGTAGTGCGCGCCGATCGCACGGTGGAGGGGGCGGGCTTCTTCAGCGCGCCGGTCGTCGAGCACGACTTCTTCTTCACCGGGGTGGTGGACGCGTCCAACAATCTGACCGCGTCCGGCACCATGGTCAGCGGCGACGGCACCCAGGACGCCGGCAGCTTCACCCTCACGGGCGCCTTCGGCAACTTCCCCGATGGCTCGAACGTCAAAGGCGAGTTCACGGCCCAGGGCATCGGCAGCGGCACCTGGCGCGGGTTCTCCTATGCCATCTATCCCCTGGGCTGCTACATGGGCACCTACTCCGGCGACCGCCAGGGCACGATCGCCGTCATGAACTTCCGCGTGGATGACGCGGTGGTGATGCTCAAGGAAGAAGGCCAGGCGCAGACCGACTATTTCGCCGCGCCCAACCTGCTCATACCGCCGGTGCAATCCGGCGGCGACTACAGCTTGCTCGCCGACGACAGTTGGTACGGCACGGGGATGGTCGTCGCCGGCGACGTGAGCGCTACCACCGCCGGCGGGGACTGGCAGCAGACCCAGGCCCCATCCTCCCTCGTCGGCACCTGGTCGGCGAGCAAGCCGGAGAGCCGCGCCGCCGGCCGCGGCTTGCCCGCCGGGCCGCTGCGGGTATATCGAGCGAGGTAACGCGGACGCTCACCCGGCCCCGCGCATGCCGCGAGGGGGTCAAGCAAGGGCATCGGGAGCACATCGGGGAAGGAATGGCGGCCTGCCGGACCCGGCGTCTGCGGGTGCTCCCGGCCAACGTCTTTCCGGTCTGCGCC contains the following coding sequences:
- a CDS encoding alpha/beta hydrolase family protein, whose translation is MTSKTKRIFNTQQEVMARLAASTRPLAFRARNAAQWRQWQRALRAALKRELGPMPGPVPPRAEVLERTLLRKYVREKVAFNSEAFASVPAWVLIPSPLRRGERRPAVMCLHGHGIGKDTLVGLGLEGGQEDYQHRIACRLAERGYVTISPDWRGFGERAEPEEWVRPGRDKCNVGYFAEGYFGYQRLALQIWDGMRTLDYLLTRPEVDSRRIGCIGCSFGGTMTTYLSALDPRIGAAVIACYVSTLRDALARANFCGAQYMPGLAKYADIPEVMMLTAPRPLMIQAGDRDSCFTIDVAAPAARRVQRAYRVLGIADRCCIDIFPGEHEIDVEPALAWFDRWLAGPGASSAGTIAERP